One Streptomyces sp. B21-105 genomic region harbors:
- a CDS encoding type II toxin-antitoxin system VapB family antitoxin, which translates to MSRTVIDLDDDLVADVAKALGTNTKKETVNTALREVLESRRRALALARLRATAGDGAFDLELFENKGNYRR; encoded by the coding sequence ATGAGTCGTACGGTTATCGACCTGGACGACGACCTGGTCGCGGACGTGGCCAAAGCCCTCGGGACGAACACCAAGAAGGAGACCGTCAACACCGCTCTTCGCGAGGTGCTGGAGAGTCGGCGTCGCGCCCTGGCTCTCGCCCGGCTGCGGGCCACGGCCGGGGACGGCGCATTCGATCTGGAGCTGTTCGAGAACAAGGGGAACTACCGCCGGTGA
- a CDS encoding PIN domain nuclease, with amino-acid sequence MNAAQFLIDTSALARFMREDAEQYGWDQAAAAGLIATCPITELEFFYSARSAADRARGIEDMRLIFGWVPVDDRAYDRAWQVQEALTKQGKHRSAGAVDLVVAATAELQGLTLLHRDHDFACIAAVTGQALQWYGPESGK; translated from the coding sequence GTGAACGCGGCCCAGTTCCTGATCGACACCAGCGCGCTCGCTCGGTTCATGCGCGAGGACGCGGAGCAGTACGGCTGGGACCAAGCGGCAGCCGCCGGGCTCATCGCCACCTGCCCGATCACCGAGCTTGAGTTCTTCTACAGCGCCCGGTCGGCCGCCGACAGGGCGCGCGGCATCGAGGACATGCGACTGATCTTCGGTTGGGTTCCCGTCGACGACCGCGCCTACGACCGCGCCTGGCAGGTCCAAGAAGCCCTCACCAAACAGGGAAAGCATCGCAGTGCGGGTGCGGTGGATCTCGTCGTCGCCGCGACGGCCGAGCTGCAAGGGCTCACCCTCCTGCACCGCGACCACGACTTCGCCTGCATCGCGGCAGTGACCGGCCAGGCTCTCCAGTGGTACGGCCCGGAGAGCGGCAAATAG
- a CDS encoding Uma2 family endonuclease has protein sequence MDGYTPEPDVLVVDAGALGPGDAFVDQEHVLFVAESVSRSTVGQDYGRKLNQYAARGIPTYLIVDVLTGERVLYQVPKGDEYTSAVPYRFGEEIRFSLAGVEVTVRTDFKKIG, from the coding sequence CTGGACGGGTACACGCCCGAGCCCGATGTGCTGGTGGTGGACGCGGGCGCGCTCGGCCCGGGAGATGCGTTCGTCGATCAGGAGCATGTGCTTTTCGTCGCGGAGAGCGTGTCCCGTTCGACGGTCGGGCAGGACTACGGGCGCAAGCTCAACCAGTACGCGGCGCGCGGGATTCCGACGTATCTGATCGTGGACGTGCTGACTGGGGAGCGCGTGCTCTACCAAGTGCCGAAGGGCGACGAATACACGTCGGCCGTGCCTTACCGATTCGGTGAGGAGATCAGGTTCAGCCTGGCCGGGGTCGAGGTCACGGTGCGCACTGACTTCAAGAAGATCGGCTGA
- a CDS encoding wax ester/triacylglycerol synthase domain-containing protein, translating into MPGSHLPLMEEGMARWPFGPPNAGIALDFTGVPPALDELRALVGDRWKALPRLTQTLVAPGGPRTGLAWWTGRHRWARRDGHDLGRQVDEADGTLREAVRLWFHTPFPADRPPWSLHLLRGSAEGEFSLLFRMHHSLLDGRSLTTLLRALFDDGGPLDVAASLAMPGPRRRTVRPAPSPGGPPGLLTAGRAVPLPHRGAPEPAYTVVRLRADVLRTARDAAPARTATTNEVFLATVSGVLRACLSAADAASPALPGPRTASDGDQGPGREKGRQPGREPGQVWLSVPVDERPEDCGEFLGNAFANVRVPAPVTLSDPAARLTACTGLLTPVTRPRRTSEKLLEGTLAAVPGATMALAGGKIFAPAYAPAACSYVHLREQGQTLAGRPLRRVTIVPMVPPADTVTFALGGCTRGHTLSVATNSGSQDAELLAEAFLDEVTLLAERE; encoded by the coding sequence ATGCCCGGATCGCATCTGCCCTTGATGGAAGAGGGCATGGCCCGCTGGCCGTTCGGCCCGCCCAACGCCGGGATCGCCCTCGATTTCACGGGCGTCCCGCCCGCGCTGGACGAGCTGCGGGCGCTCGTCGGCGACCGCTGGAAGGCGCTGCCGCGGCTCACGCAGACCCTGGTCGCCCCCGGCGGACCCCGGACCGGCCTCGCCTGGTGGACCGGCCGGCACCGCTGGGCGCGACGGGACGGCCACGACCTGGGCCGGCAGGTCGACGAGGCGGACGGCACCCTGCGGGAGGCGGTGCGGCTGTGGTTCCACACGCCGTTCCCCGCCGACCGGCCGCCGTGGAGCCTGCACCTGCTGCGGGGCTCCGCCGAGGGGGAGTTCTCCCTCCTCTTCCGGATGCACCACAGCCTGCTCGACGGCCGTTCGCTGACGACCCTGCTGCGGGCCCTGTTCGACGACGGCGGCCCGCTGGACGTCGCCGCCTCCCTGGCGATGCCGGGACCCCGACGGCGGACGGTCCGGCCGGCCCCCTCGCCGGGCGGTCCGCCGGGGCTGCTCACCGCGGGACGCGCGGTCCCCCTGCCGCACCGGGGGGCGCCGGAGCCGGCCTACACGGTCGTACGGCTGCGCGCCGACGTACTGCGGACCGCGCGCGACGCCGCGCCCGCCCGCACGGCGACCACCAACGAGGTGTTCCTGGCGACGGTCTCGGGCGTCCTGCGCGCCTGCCTCTCCGCCGCCGACGCCGCCTCGCCCGCCCTGCCCGGCCCCCGGACGGCATCCGACGGCGACCAGGGGCCGGGGCGCGAGAAGGGGCGGCAACCGGGGCGGGAGCCGGGGCAGGTCTGGCTGTCCGTACCGGTCGACGAACGCCCGGAGGACTGCGGTGAGTTCCTGGGCAACGCGTTCGCCAACGTCCGCGTCCCCGCGCCGGTGACCCTGTCCGACCCCGCGGCCCGGCTGACGGCGTGCACCGGCCTGCTGACCCCCGTCACCCGGCCCCGGCGTACCTCCGAGAAGCTGCTCGAGGGCACGCTGGCGGCGGTACCCGGGGCGACCATGGCCCTGGCCGGCGGAAAGATCTTCGCGCCCGCGTACGCACCGGCCGCCTGCTCCTACGTCCACCTGCGCGAACAGGGCCAGACCCTGGCCGGGCGGCCGTTGCGCCGCGTCACCATCGTCCCCATGGTGCCCCCGGCCGACACGGTGACCTTCGCGCTGGGCGGCTGCACCCGGGGACACACGCTGAGCGTCGCCACGAACTCGGGCAGCCAGGACGCCGAACTGCTGGCGGAGGCCTTCCTCGACGAAGTCACCCTCCTCGCCGAACGCGAGTGA
- a CDS encoding macrolide family glycosyltransferase has protein sequence MPGRHPHPAHIAVFNVPMHGHVNPTLGVVEELVRRGHRVTYAVTEEFVHQVKAAGAEPVLYPDSGDGSEAPEEMGEGFARVVDTALASLPALTRAFDRDRPDLVLCDVYAFAGLLLAASRQTPVVVASPTHLAYDGIVPEFFGVPGLPQIPGFGKLTAAFAEYGVDGARILELVHPEHAVAFFPRAFQRRADTVAARNVAYVGPALGDRSYQGSWQPQRPDLPVLLVSLGSQFTRRPDFYRSCVQAFAELPWHVVMSVGHAVTPDELGPLPDTVEVHPHVPQLAVLAHADAFVTHAGMGGTMEALHYGVPLVAVPQMAEQRVNAARIEQLRLGVHLPRETVTPEALREAVLRVSSDRDVRAGVAAMRREITEAGGAGAAADLIERAL, from the coding sequence GTGCCTGGTCGTCATCCGCATCCCGCGCACATCGCCGTGTTCAACGTTCCGATGCACGGGCACGTCAATCCGACGCTGGGGGTCGTCGAGGAGCTCGTACGACGGGGGCACCGGGTCACCTACGCCGTCACCGAGGAGTTCGTGCACCAGGTGAAGGCGGCCGGCGCCGAGCCCGTCCTCTACCCGGACTCGGGGGACGGCTCGGAGGCGCCGGAGGAGATGGGCGAGGGGTTCGCCCGGGTCGTCGACACGGCGCTGGCCTCCCTGCCCGCCCTGACCCGGGCATTCGACCGGGACCGTCCGGACCTGGTGCTGTGCGACGTCTACGCCTTCGCCGGACTGCTGCTGGCGGCGAGCCGGCAGACGCCGGTCGTCGTGGCGTCCCCCACCCATCTGGCCTACGACGGCATCGTGCCCGAGTTCTTCGGTGTGCCCGGGCTGCCTCAGATCCCGGGCTTCGGGAAGCTGACGGCCGCCTTCGCGGAATACGGCGTGGACGGCGCCCGGATCCTCGAGCTCGTGCACCCGGAACACGCCGTCGCGTTCTTCCCCCGCGCCTTCCAGCGCAGGGCGGACACCGTCGCGGCACGCAACGTCGCCTATGTCGGACCCGCGCTCGGGGACCGCTCCTACCAGGGCTCCTGGCAGCCCCAGCGGCCGGACCTGCCGGTCCTGCTGGTGTCGCTGGGCTCGCAGTTCACCCGGCGGCCGGACTTCTACCGGTCCTGCGTCCAGGCCTTCGCGGAGCTGCCCTGGCATGTGGTGATGTCCGTCGGCCACGCCGTCACGCCGGACGAGCTGGGGCCCCTCCCCGACACCGTCGAAGTCCATCCGCACGTGCCCCAACTGGCTGTGCTCGCCCACGCGGACGCCTTCGTCACCCATGCCGGGATGGGCGGCACGATGGAGGCGCTGCACTACGGCGTGCCGCTGGTGGCGGTGCCGCAGATGGCCGAACAGCGGGTCAACGCCGCCCGGATCGAACAGCTCCGGCTCGGCGTCCATCTGCCGCGCGAGACCGTCACGCCCGAGGCGCTGCGGGAGGCCGTCCTGCGGGTGTCGTCCGACCGGGACGTCCGCGCGGGCGTGGCGGCCATGCGCCGGGAGATCACTGAGGCCGGGGGCGCGGGCGCCGCGGCCGACCTGATCGAGCGGGCCCTTTAG
- a CDS encoding acyl-CoA thioesterase — translation MSDLDSMQHVNNARLLEMIQDAHIDLFYLRPGLPGQEIRPRFVYARHELDYTEPLVLEPEPVTIVTTIGDLRRSSFRVTSRVTRDTRVFCTCVSTAVAYDPDARCSRRLEEDELALAARHATPEPGR, via the coding sequence ATGAGCGACCTGGACTCCATGCAGCACGTGAACAACGCGCGGTTGCTCGAGATGATCCAGGACGCCCACATCGACCTGTTCTACCTGCGGCCCGGGCTGCCCGGGCAGGAGATCCGCCCGCGGTTCGTGTACGCGCGCCACGAGCTCGACTACACCGAGCCGCTCGTGCTGGAGCCGGAGCCGGTCACCATCGTCACCACCATCGGCGACCTGCGCCGCTCGTCCTTCCGGGTCACCAGCCGCGTCACCCGTGACACGCGGGTGTTCTGCACCTGCGTCAGCACGGCCGTCGCGTACGACCCCGACGCGCGCTGCTCGCGCCGCCTCGAGGAGGACGAACTCGCCCTGGCCGCCCGCCACGCCACGCCGGAGCCGGGTCGCTGA
- a CDS encoding copper resistance CopC/CopD family protein, translating into MLLGAVLILLGLGSGPASAHAALRSADPADGSVVKTSPGSITLTFTESVGLLDDSFRVFDPDNRRVKTGRAGHADDRADTARVTLPRKLGTGTFTVAWRVVSADSHPIAGAFTFSVGKPSAVPPALPSTSVENPATSGLFNIGRYLAYLAAALLIGTGAFVAVCGPPDVRPLRRLLMAGWWALTGSTVFLLLLRAPYETGVGPAQALDLSGLTRTLGTRPGLALVARLVLLAAVAALLLRQRALPQGQRPSRASLVTGGALAVALTLTWAAAEHASAGIQVPTAMTSSVLHLLAMAAWLGGLTALLTLLHRASVPSYVVTRFSRTAGFSVVVLVVTGVYQSWRGLGSTSALTDTTYGRVLLAKLAAITLLLMAGAWSRRTVRGATTATTAGTATTPGNVTAEAAEAAAKSEARVPQPVGGRAAAAADTDTDTDTDTGSRPTESAPTESVPTVATPPADEPTRTSAPTRAPTRPPVDPRRTLRRSVLVEVTVAVVVLVLTTVLTGTLPGRAAAEAAAAGQGTGLPVASVTDVPFSFGSPGVSSVQGKVQVTLDPGRVGDSNLQAVVYGPDGGLSTVPELRISFTLPDQDVGPLDAKVTDKGGYWGADAVNLPMPGDWEMKVTVRVSEVDQVSVTKPVRIER; encoded by the coding sequence GCTGCTGGGCGCCGTGCTCATCCTGCTCGGCCTCGGCAGTGGACCGGCCTCCGCCCACGCGGCCCTGCGCAGCGCCGACCCGGCGGACGGGAGCGTCGTCAAGACGTCCCCCGGCTCGATCACGCTCACCTTCACCGAGTCGGTGGGCCTGCTCGACGACTCCTTCCGCGTCTTCGACCCCGACAACCGGCGGGTGAAGACGGGCCGGGCGGGCCACGCCGACGACCGCGCCGACACGGCGCGCGTCACCCTGCCCCGCAAGCTCGGCACGGGCACGTTCACGGTGGCCTGGCGCGTGGTGTCCGCGGACAGCCACCCGATCGCCGGCGCCTTCACCTTCTCCGTGGGCAAGCCGTCCGCCGTCCCGCCGGCCCTGCCCAGCACCTCGGTGGAGAACCCGGCCACCAGCGGCCTGTTCAACATCGGCCGCTACCTCGCCTACCTCGCCGCCGCCCTCCTCATCGGCACCGGGGCCTTCGTCGCCGTCTGCGGCCCGCCGGACGTCCGCCCGCTGCGCAGGCTGCTGATGGCCGGCTGGTGGGCGCTCACCGGATCGACGGTGTTCCTGCTCCTGCTCCGCGCCCCTTACGAGACCGGCGTCGGCCCGGCACAGGCCCTGGACCTTTCCGGCCTCACCCGCACCCTCGGCACCCGCCCCGGCCTGGCCCTGGTGGCGCGGCTCGTACTGCTGGCGGCGGTCGCGGCCCTCCTCCTGCGGCAGCGCGCGCTCCCACAAGGGCAGCGGCCCTCGCGAGCGTCCCTCGTGACCGGCGGCGCGCTGGCCGTGGCCCTGACCCTGACCTGGGCCGCCGCGGAGCACGCGTCGGCCGGCATCCAGGTGCCGACGGCGATGACGTCCTCGGTGCTCCACCTACTGGCGATGGCGGCCTGGCTGGGTGGCCTGACGGCCCTCCTCACCCTGCTCCACCGCGCCTCCGTCCCCTCCTACGTGGTCACCCGCTTCTCCCGGACGGCCGGTTTCTCGGTCGTCGTCCTGGTGGTCACCGGCGTCTACCAGTCCTGGCGCGGTCTCGGCTCCACGTCCGCGCTGACGGACACGACGTACGGCCGGGTCCTGCTCGCGAAGCTCGCCGCGATCACGCTCCTGCTGATGGCGGGAGCATGGTCGCGACGGACGGTCCGCGGCGCGACGACGGCAACGACGGCGGGGACGGCGACGACGCCTGGGAACGTGACGGCCGAGGCGGCCGAGGCGGCTGCGAAGAGCGAGGCCCGGGTGCCGCAACCGGTGGGAGGACGGGCGGCCGCGGCGGCCGACACCGACACCGACACCGACACCGACACGGGAAGCCGTCCGACGGAAAGCGCCCCGACGGAAAGCGTCCCCACGGTGGCCACGCCCCCGGCCGACGAACCGACCCGCACCTCCGCCCCCACCCGCGCCCCCACCCGCCCCCCGGTCGACCCGCGCCGGACGCTGCGCCGCTCCGTGCTGGTCGAGGTCACCGTCGCCGTCGTCGTGCTCGTCCTGACCACCGTGCTCACCGGGACCCTGCCGGGCCGGGCGGCGGCCGAGGCGGCGGCTGCCGGACAGGGCACCGGACTGCCCGTGGCGTCCGTGACCGACGTCCCCTTCTCCTTCGGCTCACCGGGCGTCAGCAGCGTCCAGGGCAAGGTGCAGGTCACCCTCGACCCGGGCCGGGTCGGCGACAGCAACCTTCAGGCCGTGGTCTACGGCCCCGACGGCGGCCTCTCCACCGTGCCCGAGCTGCGCATCTCCTTCACCCTCCCGGACCAGGACGTCGGCCCGCTCGACGCCAAGGTCACCGACAAGGGCGGCTACTGGGGCGCCGACGCCGTCAACCTGCCCATGCCCGGCGACTGGGAGATGAAGGTGACGGTGCGGGTGTCGGAGGTCGACCAGGTGAGCGTGACGAAGCCGGTCCGCATCGAGCGCTGA